A portion of the uncultured Draconibacterium sp. genome contains these proteins:
- a CDS encoding mechanosensitive ion channel domain-containing protein has translation MKRIIKFIIPFCLLLLAVFLKIFVEKRELVDPDWFDTFDKIGSILLIISIAWASIAVLRASKKVVLSKFDTSKEDNLRQRKFLTQFNIMESIIYFMIVLISIGASLMLFDGVRQLGISLFASAGVAGIIIGFAAQKLIATVLAGLQIAITQPIRIDDVVIIENEWGRIEEITLTYVVVKIWDQRRLVVPSTYFFEKPFQNWTRSSSDILGTVFLYTDYHVSFDALREELTRLLNSTSLWDKKVNVLQVTDAKEFGVEIRALMSAKDSPTAWDLRVFIREKMIEFIQKNYPESLPRTRVVFEKGDGKDNPVNEQQNLKTSE, from the coding sequence ATGAAGAGAATTATAAAATTTATCATTCCATTTTGTTTATTGCTTTTGGCCGTTTTTCTCAAAATTTTTGTTGAAAAACGAGAATTAGTCGATCCCGATTGGTTTGATACTTTTGATAAAATCGGATCAATTTTACTAATTATAAGTATTGCCTGGGCATCAATTGCTGTGCTTCGCGCGTCTAAAAAAGTAGTCCTTTCAAAATTTGATACCTCAAAAGAAGATAATTTACGTCAGCGTAAGTTTCTCACGCAGTTTAACATTATGGAAAGCATCATTTATTTCATGATTGTTTTAATATCAATCGGAGCTTCGTTAATGTTATTCGATGGGGTAAGGCAGCTGGGAATCAGTCTTTTTGCATCGGCGGGTGTTGCAGGTATTATTATTGGTTTTGCAGCACAAAAATTAATTGCAACCGTGCTGGCCGGTTTGCAAATTGCAATTACTCAACCCATTCGTATCGACGATGTAGTGATAATAGAAAATGAATGGGGAAGAATTGAAGAGATTACACTTACCTATGTTGTGGTAAAAATCTGGGATCAGCGCCGGTTGGTGGTACCATCAACTTACTTTTTCGAAAAACCTTTTCAGAACTGGACACGTAGTTCTTCCGATATTCTTGGAACAGTGTTTTTATATACCGATTACCATGTATCGTTTGATGCGTTGCGCGAAGAATTAACGCGTTTGCTAAACAGTACTTCGTTGTGGGACAAAAAAGTTAATGTACTACAGGTAACCGATGCTAAAGAATTTGGAGTAGAAATACGAGCTTTGATGAGTGCCAAAGACTCCCCAACTGCATGGGATCTGCGTGTTTTTATTCGCGAAAAGATGATTGAATTTATACAGAAAAATTACCCGGAGAGTTTACCACGCACACGAGTGGTTTTTGAAAAAGGCGATGGAAAAGACAACCCTGTAAACGAGCAACAAAACCTAAAAACTTCTGAATAA
- a CDS encoding head GIN domain-containing protein: protein MKTFAKILFLFMIAVTSCGTVLAGNRDETQTRQVSGFNAIKVSTGIDLYLTMGDAEEVTVVADDDIINDLKTEVEGGTLKIYMKRRNWFNWGSGNETRKVYVTVKELNELSASSGSDVESTNTLEGESLDVSCSSGSDLKIEVFYKNLSVDTSSGSDAKLRGKVKTLRVGASSGSDVKAGDLESVICYANASSGSDITVSVSSELYADASSGSDINYHGSPEIREIDESSGGDVSQR from the coding sequence ATGAAAACATTCGCAAAAATTTTATTCCTGTTTATGATTGCCGTTACCAGCTGCGGAACAGTACTTGCCGGTAACCGCGACGAAACTCAAACGCGCCAGGTCAGTGGTTTTAATGCCATTAAAGTCTCAACCGGAATCGACTTATACCTGACAATGGGCGACGCCGAAGAGGTAACAGTTGTTGCCGACGATGATATTATTAATGATTTGAAAACCGAAGTTGAAGGCGGAACACTAAAAATATACATGAAGCGCCGCAACTGGTTTAACTGGGGCAGTGGTAACGAAACCAGAAAAGTTTATGTAACTGTAAAAGAGCTAAACGAACTGTCGGCATCATCGGGTTCCGATGTAGAATCGACAAATACTTTGGAAGGCGAATCGCTGGATGTTAGCTGCAGCAGTGGTTCCGATTTAAAAATAGAAGTATTTTACAAAAATCTGTCGGTTGATACCAGCAGTGGCAGCGATGCAAAACTACGTGGAAAAGTAAAAACACTGCGCGTTGGTGCCAGCAGTGGCTCGGATGTTAAAGCCGGCGACCTTGAATCGGTAATTTGTTATGCCAACGCAAGTAGCGGATCGGATATTACCGTAAGCGTTAGCAGCGAACTTTATGCCGATGCCAGCAGTGGCTCAGACATTAACTACCACGGCAGCCCCGAAATTAGAGAAATTGACGAATCGAGCGGTGGCGATGTTAGCCAACGATAA
- a CDS encoding head GIN domain-containing protein encodes MKSIIYILTGIFLALGTSSCLFQSTVKGNGNVTTEERNLEDFNELNVSRGMNVYVTMGNDYKVLVEADENLHNSIVTELQGDELRIKAIDIIRNATSLKVYVTLPRLVAAKSSSGSNVFSENTLNVNDIVLSASSGANLRFSLEANDVTAKASSGSNIFLDGNAASINAKASSGSNIKAGDLKAKAASAHVSSGANIWLNTENQLEADASSGGNVFYIGNPSTTNINKSSGGNVIKN; translated from the coding sequence ATGAAAAGCATTATCTACATTCTCACTGGTATTTTTTTAGCTCTCGGTACATCTTCGTGCCTGTTTCAGTCAACCGTAAAAGGCAATGGTAACGTAACCACCGAAGAACGCAATCTTGAAGATTTTAACGAATTAAATGTAAGTCGCGGAATGAACGTTTACGTTACTATGGGAAACGATTACAAAGTGCTTGTTGAAGCTGATGAAAACCTGCACAATAGTATTGTTACCGAGTTGCAAGGAGACGAACTGCGCATAAAAGCAATCGACATCATTCGCAATGCAACCAGCTTAAAAGTGTATGTTACACTTCCCCGGCTTGTAGCTGCAAAATCATCGTCGGGCAGTAACGTATTTTCCGAAAATACCTTAAACGTTAACGATATTGTTCTTTCGGCTTCATCGGGTGCCAACTTACGATTTTCGCTTGAAGCCAATGACGTGACTGCCAAAGCCAGCTCAGGATCGAATATTTTCCTCGATGGCAATGCTGCTTCAATAAATGCTAAAGCCAGTTCAGGATCGAATATAAAAGCCGGCGATTTAAAAGCAAAAGCAGCCAGTGCCCATGTTAGTAGTGGTGCAAATATTTGGCTCAACACCGAAAACCAACTGGAAGCAGATGCCAGCAGCGGTGGAAATGTGTTCTATATCGGAAACCCATCAACGACCAATATTAATAAATCGTCGGGCGGAAATGTGATAAAAAATTAG
- a CDS encoding DUF5723 family protein, with amino-acid sequence MKNFLGKIKFYTLLFAVLGRFSAEAQNGNPLQFLSEVSQSSLANPAFQNQSEKLIIGLPVLSGASLKWNANFSPDYIFSENFSYSFDRFYNSLGEPGEAAAIATLPIIYLSLKSNKQTFGLSLSERILVSGNFDHEFLKFIDQGLVPFYGHEEEYGPISLKTHLFKELAFSYSRQVNKKLSLGIRTKVLFGQFFYDIENMNLTVQTDEAKQLLQIIPSGTYRVSGPIDVQHHPLENKTTVKPDLSAGDYFFKFKNMGAGIDLGFSYALSKQTSISVAIADLGFTSLKYRSYDNTFSGSIDYHINDLYQSTDPGSSNYFEPKEALLALSDSLPYITSAEAFTQRQYELLPIKLNLMATHRLNDRMKLNFSDNLTYYSGESNNYLSAYFNILLGTRFELSSGLNLYNAEQLLPGFACSYTGKSVQVFLATNNIYKLVQPSKAKNLNLCFGVNLLFSTQPKLY; translated from the coding sequence ATGAAAAACTTTCTGGGTAAAATAAAATTTTATACACTACTGTTTGCTGTTTTGGGCCGGTTTTCGGCAGAAGCGCAAAACGGCAATCCGCTTCAATTTTTGTCCGAAGTAAGTCAATCTTCACTGGCTAATCCTGCTTTTCAAAATCAAAGTGAAAAACTAATAATTGGCCTGCCAGTTTTATCTGGCGCATCATTAAAGTGGAATGCCAACTTTTCGCCCGATTATATTTTCTCCGAAAATTTCTCTTATAGTTTCGACCGCTTTTATAATTCGTTGGGCGAACCCGGAGAAGCCGCAGCTATCGCCACACTACCAATCATTTATTTAAGTTTAAAAAGCAACAAACAAACTTTCGGGCTCTCGCTTTCAGAACGTATATTGGTTTCGGGAAATTTCGATCATGAATTTCTTAAATTTATAGACCAGGGACTTGTTCCTTTTTATGGACATGAGGAGGAATATGGCCCCATCTCGTTAAAAACTCACTTGTTTAAAGAATTGGCCTTTTCGTATTCACGGCAGGTTAATAAAAAATTAAGCCTCGGAATTCGTACAAAGGTATTGTTCGGTCAGTTTTTTTACGACATCGAAAACATGAATTTGACTGTTCAAACCGATGAAGCCAAACAACTTCTTCAAATAATACCAAGCGGAACATATCGGGTTTCGGGTCCAATTGATGTGCAACATCATCCACTTGAGAATAAAACTACCGTTAAACCCGATCTTAGTGCCGGTGATTATTTTTTTAAGTTTAAGAATATGGGGGCGGGCATTGATTTGGGCTTTTCTTATGCACTCAGCAAACAAACCTCCATTTCAGTAGCGATTGCCGATCTTGGCTTCACTTCATTAAAATACAGGTCTTACGACAATACTTTTTCAGGCTCAATCGACTACCACATAAACGATCTTTATCAATCTACTGATCCCGGTTCTTCCAACTATTTTGAACCAAAAGAAGCTTTACTGGCCCTTTCCGATTCGTTGCCTTATATAACATCAGCCGAAGCTTTTACTCAGCGTCAGTATGAGCTGCTTCCGATAAAGCTAAACCTAATGGCTACACACCGCCTAAACGATAGAATGAAACTGAATTTTTCCGACAACCTGACTTATTATAGTGGAGAATCAAATAACTATTTGTCGGCCTATTTTAATATTCTTCTGGGAACGCGTTTTGAGCTAAGTAGCGGGTTAAACCTGTATAATGCCGAACAATTACTACCTGGTTTTGCTTGTAGTTATACCGGAAAAAGTGTGCAAGTTTTTCTTGCTACCAATAATATTTACAAGCTGGTGCAACCGAGTAAAGCAAAAAATTTAAATTTGTGCTTTGGTGTAAACTTATTATTTTCCACACAGCCAAAATTGTATTAA
- a CDS encoding nucleoside 2-deoxyribosyltransferase, which yields MKIYFAGSIRGGRQDAALYEKIIEFLKTYGQVLTEHVGDLNLTSDGDDGPNDKFIHDRDMEWLQRSDVIVAEVTAVSMGVGYEIGRAVEMGKPVLCLFRTGAKNNLSAMVAGCDDVETIYYSDIQDLKSPVQEFLFSIKTTD from the coding sequence ATGAAAATTTATTTTGCCGGCTCAATACGTGGAGGAAGACAAGATGCCGCGTTGTATGAAAAAATTATCGAATTTCTAAAAACCTACGGGCAGGTACTTACTGAGCATGTTGGCGATTTGAATTTAACCAGTGATGGCGACGACGGCCCGAACGATAAGTTTATTCACGATCGAGATATGGAATGGCTGCAGCGTTCGGATGTAATTGTTGCAGAAGTAACTGCCGTATCAATGGGGGTTGGTTACGAAATTGGCAGAGCTGTTGAAATGGGGAAGCCGGTGTTGTGTCTTTTTCGAACAGGTGCTAAAAACAACTTGTCAGCAATGGTTGCGGGGTGTGATGATGTTGAAACAATATATTATTCAGATATTCAAGACCTTAAATCTCCGGTTCAGGAGTTTCTTTTTTCAATTAAAACCACGGATTAA
- a CDS encoding glycine--tRNA ligase, producing the protein MAQEDIFKKLVAHCKEYGYVFQSSEIYDGLGAVYDYGQMGVELKNNIKKYWWDSMVLLHENVVGLDSAIFMHPTIWKASGHVDAFNDPLIDNKDSKKRYRADVLIEDQLAKYEEKMNKEVAKAAKRFGDAFDEKQFRETNPRVLANQEKWNNLHKRFSDALNDNDLAELKKIIEDEGIVCPISGSRNWTDVRQFNLMFSTEMGSTAEGASKIFLRPETAQGIFVNYLNVQKTGRMKIPFGIAQIGKAFRNEIVARQFIFRMREFEQMEMQFFVRPGTELDWFEKWKATRMKWHRALGFGDENYRFHEHEKLAHYANAAVDVEFKFPFGFKEVEGIHSRTDFDLSQHEEYSGKKIRYYDPELGESYVPYVVETSIGVDRMFLQVISASYCEEQLEKDTRTVLKLPPVLAPVKLAVMPLVKKDGLPEKAREIIDELKFDFNCQYDEKDSIGKRYRRQDAIGTPFCVTVDHQTKEDNTVTIRYRDTMEQERVAITDLGKIIGDAVSYKGLFGKL; encoded by the coding sequence ATGGCACAGGAAGATATTTTCAAGAAATTAGTAGCACACTGTAAAGAATACGGTTATGTATTTCAATCGAGCGAGATTTACGATGGACTTGGAGCAGTGTACGATTACGGACAAATGGGTGTTGAACTAAAAAACAACATCAAAAAATACTGGTGGGACAGCATGGTGTTGTTGCACGAAAATGTGGTTGGATTGGATTCAGCTATTTTTATGCACCCCACAATTTGGAAAGCATCGGGCCACGTTGATGCTTTTAACGATCCGTTGATCGACAACAAAGACTCGAAAAAACGTTACCGTGCCGACGTACTTATTGAAGACCAACTGGCTAAGTACGAAGAAAAAATGAATAAAGAAGTAGCCAAAGCTGCAAAACGTTTTGGCGATGCTTTTGATGAAAAACAATTCCGCGAAACCAATCCACGCGTACTTGCCAACCAGGAAAAATGGAACAATCTGCATAAACGTTTTTCAGATGCATTGAACGATAACGACCTGGCAGAATTAAAAAAGATAATTGAAGACGAAGGTATTGTTTGCCCGATTTCAGGATCACGAAACTGGACCGATGTACGCCAGTTTAACCTGATGTTTTCAACCGAAATGGGATCGACTGCCGAAGGAGCTTCAAAAATTTTCCTTCGCCCGGAAACCGCACAGGGTATTTTTGTAAACTACCTGAATGTGCAAAAAACCGGACGCATGAAAATTCCGTTTGGCATTGCACAAATTGGTAAAGCTTTCCGTAACGAGATTGTAGCACGTCAGTTCATTTTCCGTATGCGCGAGTTCGAACAAATGGAAATGCAATTTTTTGTTCGCCCTGGCACCGAACTTGACTGGTTCGAAAAATGGAAAGCCACACGTATGAAATGGCACCGTGCCCTTGGTTTTGGCGACGAAAATTACCGTTTCCACGAACACGAAAAACTGGCCCATTATGCCAATGCTGCCGTTGACGTTGAATTTAAATTCCCATTCGGATTTAAAGAAGTGGAAGGAATTCACTCGCGTACCGATTTCGACTTATCGCAACACGAAGAATATTCAGGTAAGAAAATTCGTTACTACGATCCTGAACTGGGTGAATCGTATGTTCCTTATGTTGTTGAGACATCGATTGGTGTCGACCGCATGTTCCTACAAGTAATTTCAGCAAGTTATTGCGAAGAGCAACTGGAAAAAGATACTCGTACTGTACTGAAATTGCCTCCGGTACTGGCTCCTGTAAAACTGGCAGTTATGCCGCTGGTAAAAAAAGACGGTCTGCCGGAAAAAGCCCGCGAAATTATCGACGAGCTGAAATTTGATTTCAACTGCCAGTACGACGAAAAAGACTCGATCGGAAAACGTTACCGCCGCCAGGATGCCATTGGTACTCCGTTCTGCGTAACTGTCGATCACCAAACAAAAGAAGACAACACTGTGACCATCCGCTACCGCGACACGATGGAGCAAGAACGTGTTGCCATTACTGACCTTGGAAAAATTATTGGCGATGCGGTTAGCTATAAAGGGTTGTTTGGGAAGTTGTAA
- a CDS encoding DUF4834 family protein — MTLFITLYIVNFLRTLVIIAVIYFGFRFVMRYLFPKIIDKGMKNMQQKMREQQRQQQPKRPEGEVTVENRRSNQRNNPDNGEYVDFEEVD, encoded by the coding sequence ATGACTTTATTTATTACACTATACATCGTAAACTTCCTTAGAACCCTTGTAATAATTGCTGTAATCTACTTCGGATTCCGCTTTGTTATGCGCTATCTTTTCCCTAAAATTATCGACAAAGGGATGAAAAACATGCAGCAAAAGATGCGCGAACAACAACGCCAGCAGCAACCGAAGCGCCCTGAAGGAGAAGTTACGGTTGAAAACCGGCGGTCAAATCAAAGGAACAACCCGGACAATGGCGAATACGTTGACTTTGAAGAAGTAGATTAG
- a CDS encoding S41 family peptidase, whose product MKRRLLIGITIVAVIGISFFSFTRDEKNFEIAKNLDIYHTLFRELNMFYVDEVNPNDLVKTSIDKMLSSLDPYTNYISEDQMEDFRFMTTGEYAGIGALISKQNENIVIAEPYEGFPAQKFGIKAGDIILEVAGKDTKEMSTEDVSSLLKGPANKPVTIKLQRPGTKKPFTVDVIREKISIDAVPYYGMVDQNTAYIRLSSFTANCSNDVKKAFLELKENNPDGLILDLRGNPGGLLVEAVKIVNFFVPKGEEIVSTRGKVKQWDKVYKATSEPLDTTMKIAVLVNSGSASASEIVSGAIQDLDRGIIVGTRTFGKGLVQTTRDLSYNTKLKVTTAKYYIPSGRCIQALDYSHRNEDGSVGHVPDSLITEFTTKKGRKVYDGGGVVPDVKIEGDKLSSLSIELVTRFMIFDFATKYSNENESIPQPEAFSITDDIYNQFADFVEQSDFKYESASQDDLKELLETAKQEKYYDLAKEEFDALAAKIEPDLDKDLSVFRPEISELLESEIVSRFYYQKGSIRASINDDKGIKKTIDALHSETAYAAYFKPGLVVGMN is encoded by the coding sequence ATGAAGAGAAGATTATTAATAGGAATAACAATTGTTGCGGTAATAGGTATAAGCTTTTTTAGCTTTACCCGCGACGAGAAGAATTTTGAGATTGCAAAGAACCTGGATATTTACCATACTTTGTTTCGCGAGTTGAACATGTTTTACGTGGATGAGGTAAACCCAAACGACCTGGTTAAAACCAGTATCGATAAAATGTTGTCATCGCTTGATCCGTATACCAATTACATTTCGGAAGATCAGATGGAAGATTTCCGTTTTATGACTACCGGCGAATATGCAGGAATTGGTGCTTTGATCAGTAAACAGAACGAGAACATTGTAATTGCTGAACCTTATGAAGGTTTTCCGGCACAGAAATTTGGCATAAAAGCAGGAGACATTATTCTGGAGGTAGCTGGAAAAGATACCAAGGAAATGAGCACCGAAGACGTAAGTTCGTTATTGAAAGGCCCGGCCAACAAGCCTGTTACCATAAAATTGCAACGTCCCGGAACGAAAAAGCCGTTTACAGTTGATGTGATTCGCGAAAAAATCAGTATCGATGCTGTACCATATTATGGAATGGTTGATCAGAACACGGCATATATTCGCCTGTCGAGCTTTACGGCCAACTGTAGCAACGATGTAAAAAAAGCTTTTCTCGAATTGAAAGAAAACAACCCTGACGGATTGATCCTCGACTTGCGTGGCAACCCTGGTGGATTGCTGGTTGAAGCCGTAAAAATTGTAAACTTCTTTGTGCCGAAAGGCGAAGAAATTGTAAGCACTCGTGGTAAGGTAAAACAATGGGACAAAGTATATAAAGCAACTTCCGAACCTTTGGATACCACTATGAAAATTGCCGTTTTGGTAAACAGCGGATCGGCATCGGCATCCGAAATTGTTTCAGGAGCTATTCAGGATCTCGACCGCGGAATTATTGTAGGTACACGCACATTCGGAAAAGGATTGGTACAAACCACACGCGATTTAAGCTACAATACAAAACTGAAAGTTACCACTGCTAAATATTACATTCCGAGTGGACGTTGTATTCAGGCGTTGGATTATTCGCACCGCAACGAAGACGGCAGTGTTGGGCATGTTCCTGATTCGCTGATTACGGAATTTACGACCAAAAAAGGCCGTAAAGTTTATGATGGTGGCGGAGTAGTTCCGGATGTGAAAATTGAAGGCGACAAGCTAAGTAGTTTAAGTATTGAGCTGGTTACACGTTTTATGATTTTTGATTTTGCTACAAAATATTCAAACGAAAACGAAAGTATACCGCAGCCGGAAGCATTTTCGATTACCGACGATATTTACAATCAGTTTGCCGATTTTGTTGAGCAAAGCGATTTTAAATACGAATCGGCATCGCAAGACGATTTGAAAGAATTGCTGGAAACTGCAAAACAGGAAAAATATTACGATTTGGCCAAGGAAGAGTTCGATGCACTGGCAGCCAAAATAGAGCCGGATTTGGATAAAGATTTGTCGGTATTCAGACCCGAAATCAGCGAGCTGCTTGAAAGCGAAATTGTTTCGCGCTTCTATTATCAAAAGGGATCGATAAGAGCATCGATTAACGATGATAAAGGAATTAAAAAAACAATAGATGCCCTGCATTCAGAAACTGCATATGCAGCTTATTTTAAGCCTGGGTTGGTAGTTGGAATGAATTAA
- a CDS encoding mechanosensitive ion channel domain-containing protein, which yields MTFKEILNKELYNSGDFTITVYNIFLILIVILITLIALKITRRFFKRFINKQEAERRSYWSIYLILRYVVWVIIIIFLLESSGLKVSVLLASITALLVGVGFGIQQLFSDLASGIVLLVERNLQINDVIQLEDGTVGRVIHIGLRTSRLKTRDDIILVVPNSKFVNDKIINWSQMDYNTRFSVDVGVAYGSDTKLVTKILLDCAAKNGNVSTQPKPFVRFNNFGDSALEFQVFFWVRESFYVENTKSELRYAIDDEFRKHGVQIPFPQRDIHIKSTVDQAK from the coding sequence ATGACCTTTAAAGAAATTTTGAATAAAGAATTATACAATAGCGGAGATTTTACAATAACCGTTTACAACATCTTTCTGATCCTGATTGTTATTCTGATCACGTTAATTGCCCTGAAAATTACACGCCGCTTTTTTAAACGCTTCATTAATAAGCAGGAAGCAGAGCGACGCTCGTATTGGTCTATTTACCTGATATTGCGTTATGTAGTTTGGGTTATTATCATCATTTTTCTTTTGGAGTCGTCGGGCCTGAAAGTATCGGTGCTGCTGGCAAGTATTACCGCCCTGTTGGTTGGTGTAGGTTTTGGTATTCAGCAGCTGTTCAGCGATTTGGCATCGGGCATTGTTTTATTGGTTGAGCGAAACCTGCAAATAAACGATGTTATTCAATTGGAGGATGGTACAGTTGGGCGCGTTATCCATATCGGGCTGCGCACATCGCGGCTAAAAACGCGCGACGATATTATTTTGGTGGTTCCTAACTCAAAATTTGTAAACGATAAAATAATTAATTGGAGCCAGATGGATTACAACACCCGTTTTTCGGTTGATGTAGGTGTAGCCTACGGATCGGATACAAAGCTGGTGACTAAAATCCTGCTCGATTGTGCAGCAAAAAACGGAAATGTGTCAACGCAACCAAAACCTTTTGTGCGCTTCAATAATTTTGGCGACTCGGCACTCGAGTTTCAGGTTTTCTTTTGGGTGCGCGAATCATTTTATGTAGAAAATACGAAAAGCGAATTGCGCTACGCTATCGATGATGAGTTTCGGAAACACGGCGTTCAAATTCCTTTTCCACAACGCGATATACATATTAAAAGCACTGTCGATCAGGCAAAATAA
- a CDS encoding Spy/CpxP family protein refolding chaperone, giving the protein MKTRILSLALIAVFAISVTAMAQQPERKKRTPEQREMMAKRFDREKARSNDFFTEEQQAKLKELRLESAKEIQPLRNELNELRAKQQTLSTAEKADMKAIEGNIEKMADVQAEIQKIRAAQHQEIRSMLSDEQRIKFDEMRKGRDRDFDREPTGRDRFKHGA; this is encoded by the coding sequence ATGAAAACAAGAATTTTAAGTTTAGCGCTAATTGCGGTATTTGCAATTTCGGTAACGGCAATGGCACAGCAGCCCGAGCGCAAAAAAAGAACACCTGAGCAACGTGAGATGATGGCCAAACGTTTCGACAGAGAAAAAGCCCGTTCCAATGACTTTTTTACCGAAGAACAACAGGCAAAACTTAAGGAGCTTCGCCTTGAATCGGCCAAAGAAATTCAACCATTAAGAAATGAACTAAATGAGTTGAGAGCCAAACAACAAACACTTTCAACTGCTGAAAAAGCAGACATGAAAGCTATTGAAGGAAACATTGAAAAAATGGCTGATGTGCAGGCTGAAATACAAAAAATAAGAGCAGCTCAGCACCAGGAAATCCGTTCGATGCTAAGCGATGAGCAACGCATTAAATTCGATGAAATGAGAAAAGGAAGGGACAGAGATTTTGACAGAGAACCAACTGGCCGTGATCGTTTTAAACACGGTGCTTAG